TCGGATCCTACGCCATCTATCGCAGGTCGGGCGGCAAACTGCTCCACATCACGCGCCCGCGCGCCTTTGATGCCGATGGCAACGCTATCTGGTGCGATCTGAAAATCGACTCCCTGCTGACCATCACTATCCCCGAACACTTTCTCGCCACCGCAACTTTCCCGATCAGGATTGACCCTTCGTTTGGCTACAGCACTGCCGGAGCCTCTTCGCTGGCGGCCGCCTCTATCCGATGTTACGGCAATCGCAACAGCAACTACCGCTACACCGCCGGACCCAACCAGCGTGTCGACAGCTTCCGCGTCCATCTGCGCACGCTCACGGGGAATAATGACACTGTCGATGTTGCCCTGTACTCGTGGAACGGCGGTATCCAATCGCGGCTGGACACCGCCGTCTGGGTATTCACTGCCAGCGCCACCGCTTCCTGGGTCAGTTCTGCTCAGGTCGCCCAATTCCTGACAAATGGCACCACTTACACGCTTGCGATTAATCACCACGAGGGTACCCCGCGAATTTCCTACGATGTCGGCTATTCCGGCGACCATGGGTATGACACGGTCGATGACCTCCCGGTTACCTGGACCGAGGATGGCACCGGCACTTATCTCATCTCAATGCAAGCCTGGTATTCAACTATTGCCACTACAAACACCCCCACCCGCCGCCGTCGCCTATAGCCATTGACACAGAGCCTCTAACGCGAAGGAGAATGTGCTATCTCTAGCACTCTTTCTTCCCTTCTCCCTCTGGGAGAGGGTGCCCCGAAGGGGCGGGTGAGGGCCACACACCTCCTTGGAGTATTTATGAAACTTCTTCTTCCTCTAATTCTCATCTTTCTCACCGCTTTCTCCGCCCACGCCTCCACCGCCATTGTCACCAACAACAGCTCGGCAGGGAATGCGGAGGATTCACTCACCCTCACCTTTTTCGTTACCGACACGATCGGCAATTTCGCCCTCGCCGATTCCTTTTACGTCATGCTTTTTTCTCCCACCGGAGATTCGATCTTCGCCGCCGGATACACTACCGCTTCCGCCGAGATCCGCTCGCTCACGCTTGGCACTTCCGGTCGAAAAGGGTATCGATGGACCAAGGAGGTTGCCGAGATCGATGGCTCCTCGCCTCGTTCCGGCACCTATTCCGGCATTCTTATCGCGGTTGATACTCTCGATGGCCCCTCTACCGCCCGGCTCGATCTGGGCTTTACGTTCGCGTTCATTCTCGAGCCGTCCCTCGCGGACCGGATCCCCATCGGCGATACCTGCCGTGACAACAAGCCGGTCAACCTCGCGCAGATCTCCGGTGACCAGACCGCGGCCGATAATCTCGAATCGATGCTTGATAACACTGGCGGGCAGACGCTGAAACTTGGACGACTGGTCATCGATGGTTCCTACGAGGGCGCTGGCTCACTCTTCGTTCGCAATAGTCACGCCGCCGGTATGGCGATGCAGATACTCGGGACCGGCACCGGTATCGATCTTGCCGGAAGCAATGGCGCCGGTCTCTCCATTGCCGGCGGACAACAGGATATCTACCTGCATGGCACCGGCAAACTCCATGGTGCTATCTCTGAATCTCTCCTCGTCGACATGAGCAGCTTCAATGCTTCGCTCGACAATGACAGCTCCCTCATCACTTTCCTGCGTGCCGGGATCGGGGGAGAGGGGGGAGGTAGTTGCGCCGGTTCAGGCGCCTATTCGGTTTTGCTGACCGTAATCGACACCACCAATGATCAAGTCATTCCTGGAGCGCAAATCACTATCCGCAATATTGACCAGTCCGCGCTACTCGCTCTCGTCGAAACCGACAACCTTGGTCACGCCACCGTCCATCTCGATCCTGGCGATGTTGTTTTCATCCCGAGTGCCCCCAATTACATTTTCCCCTCAACTGATACGGTCACTGTCACTGGCTCTATGTCCGCAACTCTCTCCGGCTACCATTTCGACCCGGGACAGCCAACCGCCCCCAACCTCTGCCGTCTGTATGGTTTTCTCTATGGAATTGATGGTCTCCCCGAGGGAGAGGCTACCGTCACCGCCTCACTCCCTTCAGGCGCTGTCCGTTTCAACTCACTGGTCATCTCGCCATTCACTCGCGCGACCACCACAAATGCCGAGGGCTACTTTGCGCTCGACCTGATCCCTTCGGACCTGCTGGATCCTTCCGGCGCAAAATACGAGATTACCATCACTCGCCGCGATGGCACCATCCTCCGCCAACGCCTCAAAATCCCCACCACCCCCACCTGGCCACTCCAATGGTGACATCGACTCTGACACTACTCGCTAACATCGTCATTGCGAGGAAGCCGGCCGGATGATTAGCATTTATGCACCGCCAATCCTCCGGCTGACGAAGCAACCCCCTGCATTCAAGATTTTTGAGCGGCAGACGTCCCCGTCTGCCCTAAATGTTCCGTCAGGTCCTAGCGCTCGCCTGACTTCACAAATCCGTTCTTGCATTTCGATTGCGCGAGCGCGAGACCTGACGGCCTACTTTCGATCTTCAGGCAACCTATTCTCATTCAACCCTAAACCCAACTGGAATCCCCCATGCAACCCACCTTCATCTCCGCCGATTCCTTCCTCGGCATCCTCGGCTCTCTTGGCCTGATGCTCGCTACTTTCCTCGCCAAAAAATACGTCATCCCCTTCTTGCAGGTCGGCAAACGGCAGAAATACGCCGAGTACATCGCCACTATCGCCGATGACCTGATCGACAACCTCCGCCTGAAATATCCTGACAAAACCTGGCTGGAACATCTCGATGAGGTCGTCGACACGCTCGTCGCGATCTGCGGCATCACCCCGGAGATCGCCAAACGCGCTATCCAGGCCTCCGCCGCCCGCAAGTAACCACCCCCATCGTCATTGCGAGGAAGCCGGCCGGATGATTTGCATTCATGCACCATTAAACCTCCGGCTGACGAAGCACCCCCCCACATTCAAGAAGAATTCGTCCTTCATCGTCATTGCAAGTAGCGAAGCAACGAACCAACCCCTTCGCTTCCCACAAAAAAAAGCCCTGCCGATCTCGGCAGGGCTTCTTCTATTCAGCGCTCATCAAAATCTCAATAGCACGGCGCCCCGGCATTCCCTAACAGGAAATTCATGTAATAAACGATATCGCCAATATTGATCACCCCGTCACAATTGGCATCGGCTCGTCCCGACCCACCCGAGGGAGGCGTGCCGCCATCGGTCAAAAAGAGGATCAACAACGACAGATCCGAAAGATTAACCGAGCCATCGCCGTCGTAGTCGCCGGGCCCAAGTGTCCCTTCGCAACTGTAATTCACCAAAATCGCGTCATACCCTTCAAGGCTCGTAGCGTCGACTGCTACTGAACGGAAGAAATAGAGATTATCTTCAGACAATCCCTCCGGCACCCAATTGACCGACCACCCATTTGCGCCGTTCAGATCCATACCGACCGCCTCGCGCGTCGGCGACCAGCCCTTTGCGGTCATGGAGATGGCGATATCGATCGTATGCCAGCTTCCGTTGACATACACTTCGCTGATCGGACCATTCACCCGGATCGACACCGTCTGCGGCGCCCCGCTGTTCACCGGATTGGCGATCACGATCTTGAAACTTCCATCCGGCTGTTCCCACTCGGCGAAACCGTCCACCGCTACCCAGTAGCTCGGCATGCCGCCCAATCCAAGCATCACGACGCGCTGCTCTTCTTCAACCCATGTCCGCAACTGCCAGTAATTGGGCGAGCGGCGCAGCCCGAAATCAAACTCATCACCTTTGGTATAAGCGTACTGCTTCAGCCCGCTGAACAACAACTCGTCGGTTGTCCCGAGATTTGCGCGTGTCTGCATCAACACCGCCAGCGATTCCGCCACCTGAACCATCGTCAGCGTGGTGAAACCGGACCGCATGATGGTCGTAAATCCACGGTCATACCACTTCTTCGCCGCGATCGCGCCGACCGCCGGACCACTGTAGTAATTTCCGAACTCTCCATTCGCGATCGAATTTCCGTCCGAGCCGTTTCCGTTCACATCCCCCAGCATCTGCTGGTGAAGCGTGGTCAGGCCCGATGAATAATTCAGCGCGCCATGTTGCATGAACAGTTGCACGCCCGTCAGATTTTCATCCGTACTCTGCATCAGGACCGACAGCGGCGAACAGAAATCATCACCCGGATCGGGGGAGATGATCCGCGCGATCGGCGGTGTCGGCTCAAGCGTCGCCGCGATCTGCGCCGAAGCTTCCCGACCTAACGTATCTACCGCTCGCGCCCGGATACTCACCGCCCCTTCCGGAACCGATGAAAAATTCCACGCGACACTATATCCGTTGCCTGCCTCGGCGGCGGCGACGCCGCTCCGAAGCGGTCCCGTGCCGTCGTAATCGCGGCCGAATTCTGTCCAGACGCCGTTACGCAGATATTCAAATGAAACATAGTCGATGATCTCTGAGCCGGAGGTTTCATCCGCCCAGACCTCCGATGATCCCATCAGGGTTGACCCATCAACAGGGGAGAGGAGACTGATCGCCGGGGCCGGGTGATTGCCGCCCGATCCACCAGTTATCCCCGCAACCTCCATCGCCAGGCGACCGGGGAAATTATACTCCGAACCAAACTCCGGAGGGAAATTGCAGAGATCCACAAACCCAACCGTCGTATCCCAGATATTGTAGGAATGACACGCCTGCGGATTGTCGTCGATCACGATTGCCGCGCCGACAGTCAGCGTCGAACCAATGAAGAATCCCGCGAAAAATGGCTCATCCATCGCGATCGGCTCATCCAGCGGAATCCAGATATTGTAATACCCCGCCGCCGGAACAGTCACTGTGTAATCGGAAGAGATCGCCAGCATATTTCCCGGTACGCGGCATCCGCCGGTCAGCGTCACCGCTTCCTCGATATCCACCGCCACCGTGACCGTGGTGGCCGCGTCGAAGATCATCGGCATATTGACCGCCGTCACTGTGTATGGATAGGGCGACGCGCAATCCGCCGCCGGATCGATCAGCGCTTTGTACAATTCATTCCCGATCACCCAGCCATCCATGCGATAGACGATCTCGTCTATGCTGGCCGCTGTGCAAGCTTCGGCCGCAGTAAATGACTGCAGCATATGACCTGCTTGAAGTGTGATAAAGTTGCTCGGCTGGACTCGCTCTACCTGTCCCTTTGGACGCGTTGCCGCTGATGCTGCAACCGCCAGGACCAGCACGAGGCACCCGGTGAGGAATGACCGGTTATGCATTGGCTCTCCTTCGCGATGGATACCGTTCTTTCCTTTGATTATCGTTCGATTTTCCGTATACTTGATACTCCTTGCCGCAACGTCACTTAGGCGTCGACAAAGGAACCGAGACTGTGCAGGAAATGAACAGCATGTCGAACCCGGGACCCACTCCTCGTAAACCCGCCTGGCTGACCGTCAAACCGTTTGCCGGCACTGAGTTTAACCGTGTCAGCGCACTCCTCCACGGTCTCGGCCTCCAGACCGTCTGCCAGGAAGCTAACTGCCCCAACCGCGGAGAATGCTTTAATCGCGGCACCGCCGTTTTCCTGATCCTCGGACCCAAATGCACCCGCAATTGCCGCTTCTGCGATGTTACCCCCGGCCTGCCATCACCGGTCGACCCTACCGAACCTTCCCGCGTCGCCGAGGCTTCCTCCCGACTGAATCTCCGCCATGTCGTCATTACGTCGGTGACGCGTGATGATCTCCCCGATGGCGGCGCCGCTCAATTCGCTGAATGTATCACCCGCGTCCGCGATCTTCTGCCGAAAGCAACCATCGAGGTATTAACCCCGGACTTCCGCGGCAACCTCCAGGCGCTGGAACTGGTCCTTGCGCGAACTCCCGATGTTTTCAATCACAATGTCGAAACCGTCCCGCGCCTTTATCCCGCCGTTCGCCCTGCCGCCAACTACCGGCAATCTCTCGAGGTTCTGGCCGCCGCTCATGGGCGCAAAGGGATCTGGGTAAAATCCGGGATCATGGTCGGACTGGGGGAGACAGTCGATGAATTGAAACAACTGTTCGATGATCTGGCGGCATCCTCTGTTTCACTATTGACGATCGGCCAGTATCTCGCTCCATCCGCCGCTCATTATCCGGTCGACCGCT
This genomic interval from bacterium contains the following:
- the lipA gene encoding lipoyl synthase, whose protein sequence is MNSMSNPGPTPRKPAWLTVKPFAGTEFNRVSALLHGLGLQTVCQEANCPNRGECFNRGTAVFLILGPKCTRNCRFCDVTPGLPSPVDPTEPSRVAEASSRLNLRHVVITSVTRDDLPDGGAAQFAECITRVRDLLPKATIEVLTPDFRGNLQALELVLARTPDVFNHNVETVPRLYPAVRPAANYRQSLEVLAAAHGRKGIWVKSGIMVGLGETVDELKQLFDDLAASSVSLLTIGQYLAPSAAHYPVDRYLHPDEFGHLQKLAVQSGIPTVFSGPLVRSSYLADNMIALTRS